The following are from one region of the Amia ocellicauda isolate fAmiCal2 chromosome 1, fAmiCal2.hap1, whole genome shotgun sequence genome:
- the LOC136745289 gene encoding 4-galactosyl-N-acetylglucosaminide 3-alpha-L-fucosyltransferase 9-like → MSSASVNGILRPLLIATLFLGCFVTFIIMYVKPTSSWISGPIESATSVLKVKNFFSSKNDVNHTIVLIWLWPFGQTFELNSCSSLFSINGCHLTVDRNLYNKSEAVLIHHRDINRDLVNMPPVYRPPFQKWVWMNLESPTHSPKTPGIENLFNVTLSYRRDSDIEVPYGSLISSQLPEDFVLPSKNKLVCWIVSNWNPEHARVKYYNELYKHIEIHTYGQAFGEYISDKTFLPTIASCKFYLSFENSIHKDYITEKLYNALSVGSVPIVLGPSRENYENYVPGDAFIHVDDFLSPKELADYLLLLDKNEDMYLQYLAWHKHFTVKKSYFWEEHACLACDYIKRHKEYKTVPNLEKWFWN, encoded by the coding sequence ATGTCATCTGCATCTGTCAACGGAATTCTACGTCCTCTTTTAATTGCTACCCTTTTCCTGGGTTGTTTTGTGACTTTTATAATTATGTATGTCAAGCCAACAAGTAGTTGGATATCAGGTCCCATTGAGTCAGCAACATCAGTTCTGAAAGTGAAAAACTTCTTCTCTTCTAAGAATGATGTAAATCACACTATTGTTCTTATTTGGCTTTGGCCATTTGGTCAGACCTTTGAGCTAAATTCATGTAGCTCTTTGTTCAGCATCAATGGATGTCATTTAACTGTGGATAGGaatttatataataaatcagAAGCAGTTCTTATCCACCATAGAGACATCAACAGAGATTTAGTCAACATGCCACCAGTGTATCGACCCCCATTCCAAAAATGGGTGTGGATGAACCTGGAGTCACCAACCCATTCACCAAAAACACCTGGTATTGAAAACCTCTTTAATGTGACTTTAAGTTACAGACGGGACTCTGACATTGAAGTGCCTTATGGGTCCCTTATTTCAAGCCAGTTacctgaagactttgtactgcCAAGCAAGAATAAATTGGTCTGCTGGATTGTGAGCAACTGGAACCCTGAACATGCTAGAGTGAAGTACTACAATGAGTTATACAAACATATTGAAATACACACCTATGGTCAGGCTTTTGGGGAATACATAAGTGATAAGACCTTTCTTCCTACTATTGCTAGCTGTAAATTTTATCTATCATTTGAAAACTCCATCCACAAAGACTATATAACAGAAAAGTTGTACAATGCACTATCAGTTGGTTCAGTGCCAATTGTCCTTGGACCATCAAGAGAGAACTATGAAAACTACGTCCCTGGAGATGCTTTTATTCATGTGGATGATTTCCTCTCACCAAAAGAGCTGGCTGATTATCTTCTGCTGTTAGACAAAAATGAGGACATGTACCTTCAGTATCTTGCCTGGCATAAGCACTTTACAGTGAAGAAGTCATACTTTTGGGAGGAACATGCTTGTCTTGCTTGTGATTACATTAAAAGACACAAAGAGTACAAGACTGTTCCTAACCTTGAGAAATGGTTTTGGAATTAA